The proteins below are encoded in one region of Nocardioides marmorisolisilvae:
- a CDS encoding geranylgeranyl reductase family protein, whose amino-acid sequence MPAAARTDVLVVGAGPAGSAAATWAARAGREVTLVDAAVFPRDKTCGDGLTPRAIGELQRLGLDDWVRSHTVNHGLRAHGFGQTLLLPWPGQGAGLPAYGSAVARTELDDHLRSTALKAGATGVDGARAVDVRMEGDRVAGVVVDTGGEQVEIGCQRLVVADGVRSPLGKRLGRAWHRDTVYGVAARSYVDSAMHDDPWISSHLELRGEDGKVLSGYGWIFPLGDGRVNLGVGTLATARRPAKLALRPLMQHYADQRREDFQLDGELRLPTSAMLPMGGAVSNVAGPNWALVGDAAACVNPLNGEGIDYGLETGRLLAEVLDEDLATVWPQLLRDHYGEAFSIARRLGLVATNPRIVAALGPAGMRSDWLMTLALRWMGNLVTDEDRDRAARVWRWAGRRSVRLDHRPPFS is encoded by the coding sequence ATGCCCGCCGCCGCCCGCACCGACGTCCTGGTCGTCGGTGCCGGACCGGCCGGCTCCGCTGCCGCGACCTGGGCGGCGCGCGCCGGGCGCGAGGTCACCCTGGTCGACGCCGCGGTCTTCCCGCGCGACAAGACCTGCGGTGACGGACTGACTCCTCGGGCGATCGGGGAGCTGCAGCGTCTCGGCCTCGACGACTGGGTGCGTTCGCACACCGTCAACCACGGACTCCGCGCGCACGGCTTCGGGCAGACCCTGCTGCTGCCGTGGCCGGGCCAGGGCGCCGGACTGCCGGCGTACGGCTCTGCGGTCGCCCGGACCGAGCTCGACGACCACCTGCGCAGCACCGCGCTGAAGGCGGGCGCGACCGGTGTCGACGGTGCCCGCGCCGTCGATGTCCGGATGGAGGGTGATCGGGTCGCCGGCGTCGTCGTGGACACCGGAGGCGAGCAGGTCGAGATCGGCTGCCAACGTCTGGTGGTCGCCGACGGCGTCCGGTCGCCGCTGGGCAAGCGGCTGGGACGTGCTTGGCACCGCGACACCGTGTACGGCGTCGCCGCCCGCAGCTACGTCGACTCCGCGATGCACGACGATCCCTGGATCAGCTCACACCTGGAGCTGCGCGGCGAGGACGGCAAGGTGCTCTCCGGCTACGGCTGGATCTTCCCGCTCGGCGACGGCCGGGTGAACCTCGGCGTGGGCACCCTGGCGACTGCTCGACGCCCGGCGAAGCTGGCGCTGCGTCCGCTGATGCAGCACTACGCCGACCAGCGGCGCGAGGACTTCCAGCTCGACGGCGAGCTGCGCCTCCCGACCAGCGCGATGCTGCCGATGGGAGGTGCGGTGAGCAACGTGGCCGGACCCAACTGGGCTCTGGTCGGGGACGCGGCAGCCTGCGTCAACCCGTTGAACGGCGAGGGGATCGACTACGGTCTCGAGACGGGCCGGCTGCTCGCGGAGGTGCTCGACGAGGACCTCGCCACGGTGTGGCCGCAGCTGCTGCGCGACCACTACGGCGAGGCGTTCTCGATCGCGCGCAGGCTGGGCCTGGTGGCGACGAACCCGCGCATCGTGGCCGCGCTCGGCCCGGCTGGCATGCGCAGCGACTGGCTGATGACGCTGGCGCTGCGATGGATGGGCAACCTGGTCACCGACGAGGACCGGGACCGCGCCGCGCGGGTGTGGCGCTGGGCGGGGCGCCGCTCGGTCCGGCTCGACCACCGGCCCCCCTTCAGCTGA